A genome region from Chloroflexia bacterium SDU3-3 includes the following:
- a CDS encoding HAMP domain-containing histidine kinase, producing the protein MLNGLRWRLTALYACAALALLLLLGGGAYSMLASYFQRMTDTALQIKLVQQLQVINQIHGGAAGEEHGEGAVISAASAMQIATAAAGREAREAKLIRIHGAAVYEVAFEKGGSLLVDATSGELRGGRGKESERHEEDDDGSYETELAAIGVILLDAQGHVLDDQGRPTSTISPNSAALAQALASGSDLRTGSADGTPTRLLTHRVGLGDVAAIQLARPLGDQQRTLGQLMLTLVGLGGISVVLVAFSSWWLAGSAIRPAQIAWDRQQHFIASASHELRTPLTLIRASAEVAQRASASNDQREILGDLLAECDHMGGLVDDLLTLSRLDSGNMRMQPELVALGPLIEDVARQMGRLAEERGVRLLAEPSAAQAWADPTRLRQVLLILLDNALRYTPQGGSIAIGATEQGRRTLIQVRDTGAGIAPEHLPRVFERFYRADSARGAGSGNVGLGLSIAQGLARAHGGELMIESELGVGTQVTLVLKKDISANKIAVSHR; encoded by the coding sequence ATGCTTAACGGGCTTCGCTGGCGGCTCACCGCGCTGTACGCCTGCGCCGCGCTGGCGCTGCTGCTGCTGCTGGGCGGCGGCGCGTACAGCATGCTGGCTAGCTACTTCCAGCGCATGACCGACACCGCGCTGCAGATCAAGCTCGTTCAGCAGCTCCAGGTGATCAACCAGATCCACGGCGGCGCGGCGGGGGAAGAGCACGGGGAAGGCGCGGTGATCAGCGCCGCTAGCGCCATGCAGATCGCCACGGCGGCAGCTGGGCGCGAGGCCCGCGAGGCCAAACTGATCCGCATCCACGGCGCAGCGGTGTACGAGGTCGCTTTTGAGAAAGGCGGCAGCCTGCTGGTAGATGCCACCAGCGGTGAGCTGCGCGGCGGGCGCGGGAAAGAGAGCGAGCGACACGAGGAGGACGATGACGGCAGCTACGAGACTGAGCTAGCCGCCATCGGTGTGATCCTGCTCGACGCGCAGGGCCACGTGCTGGACGACCAGGGCAGGCCCACCAGCACGATCAGCCCCAACAGCGCGGCGCTGGCCCAGGCCCTGGCCAGCGGCAGCGACCTGCGCACCGGCAGCGCCGATGGCACGCCCACGCGGCTGCTGACCCACCGCGTGGGCCTAGGCGATGTCGCCGCCATCCAACTGGCCCGCCCGCTCGGCGACCAGCAGCGCACCCTCGGACAGCTCATGCTCACGCTGGTGGGGCTGGGCGGCATCAGCGTGGTGCTCGTGGCCTTCAGCAGCTGGTGGCTGGCGGGCAGCGCCATCCGGCCCGCCCAGATCGCCTGGGATCGCCAGCAGCACTTCATCGCCAGCGCCAGCCACGAGCTGCGCACGCCGCTCACGCTCATCCGCGCCAGCGCCGAGGTGGCCCAGCGCGCAAGCGCCAGCAACGACCAGCGCGAGATCCTGGGCGACCTGCTGGCCGAGTGCGACCATATGGGCGGGCTGGTGGATGATCTGCTCACGCTCTCGCGGCTGGACAGCGGCAACATGCGGATGCAGCCAGAGCTGGTGGCGCTTGGGCCGCTGATCGAGGATGTGGCGCGCCAGATGGGGCGGCTGGCCGAGGAGCGCGGGGTGCGGCTGCTGGCCGAGCCGAGCGCGGCGCAGGCCTGGGCCGACCCCACACGACTGCGCCAGGTGCTGCTCATCCTGCTCGACAACGCGCTGCGCTACACCCCGCAGGGCGGCAGCATCGCCATCGGCGCCACCGAACAGGGCAGGCGCACGCTGATCCAGGTGCGCGACACCGGCGCAGGCATCGCCCCCGAGCACCTGCCGCGCGTGTTCGAGCGCTTCTACCGCGCCGACAGCGCGCGCGGCGCGGGCAGCGGCAACGTGGGGCTGGGCCTCTCGATCGCGCAGGGGCTGGCCAGGGCGCACGGCGGCGAGCTGATGATCGAGAGCGAGCTGGGGGTGGGCACGCAGGTCACACTCGTGTTAAAAAAAGACATTTCTGCAAACAAGATCGCAGTTTCGCATCGATAA
- a CDS encoding response regulator transcription factor, translating to MRLLLIEDDTRLARLMARVLREEHHTLDTAADGEEGLDLALQGIYEVLVVDWMLPSRDGPAICRALRAARTPTAILMLTARGQLEDRVLGLDSGADDYLVKPFAFEELLARVRALGRRFAQGPIGGEELRAADLVLDLRTHTARRGMRALDLTPTEWSMLEFLLRHPGQSLSRQQILDYVWSYDRDVQISMVDVYISYLRRKLNAPGERDLIATVRGIGYRLEENHA from the coding sequence ATGAGACTACTACTGATAGAAGATGACACCCGGCTGGCGCGGCTGATGGCCCGCGTGCTGCGCGAGGAGCATCACACGCTAGACACCGCCGCCGACGGCGAGGAAGGGCTGGATCTGGCACTCCAGGGCATCTACGAGGTGCTGGTGGTCGACTGGATGCTGCCCAGCCGCGACGGCCCCGCGATCTGCCGCGCGCTGCGGGCCGCCCGCACGCCCACCGCCATCCTCATGCTCACGGCTCGCGGCCAGCTGGAGGACCGCGTGCTGGGGCTGGACAGCGGCGCGGATGACTACCTGGTCAAGCCCTTCGCCTTCGAGGAGCTGCTGGCCAGGGTGCGCGCCCTGGGCCGCCGCTTTGCGCAGGGGCCGATCGGCGGCGAGGAGCTGCGCGCCGCCGACCTGGTGCTCGACCTACGCACCCACACGGCCCGCCGGGGCATGCGCGCCCTTGACCTGACCCCCACCGAGTGGAGCATGCTCGAATTCCTGCTGCGCCACCCTGGCCAGTCGCTCAGCCGCCAGCAGATCCTCGATTATGTCTGGTCATACGACCGCGACGTGCAGATCTCCATGGTCGATGTCTACATCTCCTACCTGCGGCGCAAGCTCAACGCCCCCGGCGAGCGAGACCTGATCGCCACCGTGCGTGGCATCGGCTACCGGCTGGAGGAAAACCATGCTTAA
- a CDS encoding FAD:protein FMN transferase — MGEIAFRAMGSHMLAIVERLPDDAPLLRQVPAWFQGWELVLSRFLPESELSWVNRRAGRATVVSPVLAEVLALALDVAQATGGLVTPTVLGALEGAGYDRDFAQVRDVLVQPPHAPAAVPDWRTVKLDRCRRTVLLPEGVRLDLGGVAKGWAAKAALARLAPYGPALVDAGGDIAVGAPPAPEGLWPVAVASPLAPSEDLDMLMLAHVGVATSGRDLRRWLRGGLPQHHLIDPATARPAVTDVLSATVVAPDLTMAEAAAKLALLRGSEAGLAWLESRPGLAGLLVLEDGTVRTSQRMSLYRWADREEPSYVR; from the coding sequence ATGGGCGAGATAGCGTTTCGCGCGATGGGGTCGCATATGTTGGCGATCGTGGAGCGCCTGCCGGATGACGCGCCGCTGCTCCGGCAGGTGCCCGCGTGGTTCCAGGGCTGGGAGCTGGTGCTGAGCCGCTTCCTGCCCGAGAGCGAGCTGAGCTGGGTGAACCGCCGCGCTGGTCGCGCCACCGTGGTCAGCCCGGTGCTGGCCGAGGTGCTGGCGCTGGCGCTGGATGTGGCCCAGGCCACGGGCGGCCTAGTGACGCCCACCGTGCTGGGCGCGCTTGAGGGTGCGGGCTACGACCGCGACTTTGCGCAGGTGCGAGATGTACTTGTTCAGCCGCCGCACGCGCCCGCCGCTGTGCCCGACTGGCGCACCGTGAAGCTTGACCGCTGCCGCCGCACGGTGCTGCTGCCCGAGGGCGTGCGGCTCGACCTGGGCGGCGTGGCCAAGGGCTGGGCGGCCAAGGCCGCGCTGGCGCGGCTCGCGCCCTACGGCCCGGCCCTGGTGGATGCGGGCGGCGATATCGCCGTGGGTGCGCCGCCTGCGCCGGAGGGCCTGTGGCCGGTGGCGGTGGCCAGCCCCCTCGCTCCGAGCGAAGACCTGGACATGCTGATGCTGGCCCACGTAGGCGTGGCCACATCCGGGCGCGACCTGCGGCGCTGGCTGCGCGGCGGCCTGCCTCAGCACCACCTGATCGACCCGGCCACCGCCCGACCCGCCGTCACCGATGTGCTGAGCGCCACCGTGGTCGCCCCCGACCTGACCATGGCCGAGGCCGCTGCCAAGCTGGCCCTACTGCGCGGCAGCGAGGCCGGGCTGGCCTGGCTGGAGTCGCGCCCTGGCCTCGCTGGGCTGCTGGTGCTGGAGGATGGGACTGTGCGCACAAGCCAGCGGATGTCGCTGTACCGCTGGGCCGACCGAGAGGAGCCGAGCTATGTCCGCTAA
- a CDS encoding DUF4419 domain-containing protein, producing MIAFAVSDVALAPKPLPTLPHPETIRATLAVKVEQIGPLPSLVICDDRHALVSAARCAFYDHRPLVLSPDIIWFCIAQGFANHMAIHAEELRERFVDFSEKKTLVVERSDFRLGQENPWEEVFSAFSQQIAASIGEGMRRLLVADFSTTGAVERAATEVLMMDAFQAYFEYEMRVGCGIPSITLLGTPADWQSVRQRALALGEYGLEWWVDELRPILDELVASAEGKVDRAFWQSFFHYRSGSLVQEMTGWIQVLFPYMTTSQRPTEEKAQQFLKDIAVLEAEEEKAMEAAEDEIARQALRKRYRRKHMLLSQRVMRASTLVPNTFMTGWSQRLRASQADEDTRNGPGMGQLPSAISSAPVRCEDVRTGEPANLRFVAGLFGVAQDAVSGALTPAFGWAVVYDEGGAGA from the coding sequence ATGATCGCATTCGCCGTCTCCGACGTGGCACTCGCGCCCAAGCCGCTGCCCACGCTGCCCCACCCCGAAACGATACGCGCCACGCTCGCCGTCAAAGTCGAGCAGATCGGCCCGCTGCCGTCGCTGGTCATCTGCGACGACCGCCACGCGCTGGTGTCCGCTGCCCGCTGCGCCTTCTACGACCACCGCCCGCTGGTGCTCTCGCCCGACATCATCTGGTTCTGCATCGCGCAGGGCTTCGCCAACCACATGGCCATCCACGCCGAGGAGCTGCGCGAGCGCTTTGTCGACTTCAGCGAAAAGAAGACGCTGGTCGTCGAGCGCAGCGACTTCCGGCTGGGCCAGGAGAACCCGTGGGAGGAGGTGTTCAGCGCGTTCTCGCAGCAGATCGCGGCCAGCATCGGCGAGGGGATGCGCCGCCTGCTAGTGGCGGACTTCTCCACCACGGGCGCGGTCGAGCGCGCCGCCACCGAGGTGCTGATGATGGATGCGTTCCAGGCATACTTCGAGTACGAGATGCGCGTCGGCTGCGGCATCCCCTCGATCACGCTGCTGGGCACGCCCGCCGACTGGCAGTCGGTGCGGCAGCGCGCCCTGGCGCTAGGCGAGTACGGCCTGGAGTGGTGGGTCGACGAACTGCGGCCCATCCTCGACGAGCTGGTGGCCAGCGCCGAGGGAAAAGTGGACCGCGCGTTCTGGCAGTCGTTCTTCCACTACCGCAGCGGGTCGCTTGTCCAAGAGATGACGGGATGGATACAGGTGCTGTTCCCCTACATGACCACATCGCAGAGGCCGACCGAGGAGAAGGCGCAGCAGTTCCTCAAGGATATCGCCGTGCTTGAGGCCGAGGAGGAGAAGGCGATGGAGGCCGCCGAGGATGAGATAGCGCGGCAAGCGCTTCGAAAACGCTACCGCAGGAAACACATGCTTCTCAGCCAGCGCGTCATGCGGGCATCGACGCTGGTGCCAAACACCTTTATGACGGGCTGGAGCCAGCGGCTGCGCGCATCGCAGGCGGATGAGGATACCAGAAATGGCCCGGGGATGGGCCAACTCCCGTCGGCGATCTCCAGCGCGCCCGTGCGCTGCGAGGATGTGCGAACGGGAGAGCCAGCCAACCTGCGGTTCGTGGCGGGGCTATTCGGCGTCGCGCAGGATGCGGTGAGCGGCGCGCTCACGCCCGCGTTTGGGTGGGCGGTGGTGTATGACGAGGGCGGGGCGGGGGCGTAG
- a CDS encoding PepSY domain-containing protein: MTNRMMLGLSAAFTACVLVIVGALVAISTFASAPDAAQSTPLPVATDSTLAYQQALAEANAKLEQANRQIEAANTRLAQPPAASAPATSGVALSAEQAAGIASQAAGGAQPSGAAQLVRLQGQLAYEVPFDQGKVYVDARSGQVLASTMASAAGGQGAQPSDITQDQAEQIALATYSGQVWRTELEEEDGQQLYEVRFADGVAVYVDAASGQVLGIGGEHEGRRGAGEREHQDD; the protein is encoded by the coding sequence ATGACGAATCGTATGATGCTTGGCCTCTCCGCCGCATTCACGGCATGTGTGCTGGTTATTGTAGGCGCGCTGGTGGCTATTTCAACCTTTGCCAGCGCGCCCGACGCGGCGCAGTCCACGCCGTTGCCAGTGGCCACCGATAGCACGCTGGCCTACCAGCAGGCCTTGGCCGAGGCCAACGCCAAGCTAGAGCAGGCCAACCGCCAGATCGAGGCGGCCAACACGCGGCTGGCCCAGCCGCCCGCCGCCAGCGCGCCCGCGACTAGCGGCGTGGCGCTCAGCGCCGAGCAGGCGGCGGGCATCGCCAGCCAGGCGGCGGGCGGCGCGCAGCCCAGCGGAGCCGCGCAGCTAGTGCGGCTTCAGGGCCAGCTGGCCTATGAGGTGCCGTTTGACCAAGGCAAGGTGTACGTCGACGCGCGGAGCGGCCAGGTGCTGGCCAGCACCATGGCCAGCGCTGCGGGCGGCCAGGGCGCGCAGCCGTCAGACATCACGCAGGATCAGGCCGAGCAGATCGCGCTGGCGACCTACAGCGGCCAGGTTTGGCGCACCGAGCTGGAGGAGGAGGACGGCCAGCAGCTCTACGAGGTGCGCTTCGCCGATGGCGTGGCGGTGTATGTGGATGCGGCCAGCGGCCAGGTGCTGGGCATAGGCGGCGAGCACGAGGGACGCCGGGGCGCGGGCGAGCGAGAGCATCAGGACGACTAG
- a CDS encoding AIPR family protein: MITQPSFEEYRQEWLQDILEGSPSTSELGNRFSRKLITQWLDINDSDDDIIYCDGKGDGGIDIAYLRRSEPEEIENDKISNYGDTWYLIQSKYGSAFRGTKTILDESIKVIDTLKGDRSDLSSIADSLLKMLQNFLLNRSPSDRLILVFATEEALNSSQKKYLTKVQEIGRMHLGNIFDVETVSIDTIYKRILEEPISGESKVRITINADLAFSGKDLLVGAIPLRNLYGFLKSYRKITGDLDRLYERNVRKFLGAKGKVNRSMYETLQKTPEQFGLYNNGITIVVENFSGSNGNFSLIEPYIVNGCQTSRTIWDVFHQKFNSGGTGKNAELLSWKAQAEQGIVIAKIVRVGNSGDELLEKITRYTNNQNAVREKDFLALTSDFRKLSQMMGDLYNIYLETQRGGWESQRAYQKQHPNQKQYHEHTNVFDLIKVYGSGWLGEAGVAMSRNSAFLPNGTIFRRIFNPQDSDDLLTVEDFYAAYLIQKCADLYKFGRTAEISSRRQTRFLFYMVVLEIIRGILKLNGSNIHPKNMTQAVINIFNPKNEIASNELLQVCGDIIGEYMQSSNDDSIFKEPAYQQNFNNNLVSYLSWEQLGKSKDTSPNLHRLIALYIRTMSRGNPSPKDIILKAINE; this comes from the coding sequence ATGATAACTCAACCATCATTTGAAGAATATCGTCAGGAATGGCTCCAAGATATCCTTGAAGGAAGCCCTTCCACTTCTGAGCTAGGAAACAGATTCTCAAGAAAATTAATCACTCAATGGCTTGATATTAATGACTCTGATGACGATATTATTTATTGTGATGGTAAAGGTGATGGTGGTATTGACATCGCTTACTTGAGAAGATCAGAACCAGAAGAAATAGAAAATGACAAAATTTCAAACTATGGCGATACCTGGTATCTAATACAAAGTAAATACGGTAGTGCCTTCCGTGGAACAAAAACGATACTAGACGAAAGCATAAAAGTTATAGATACTCTCAAAGGAGACAGATCAGATTTATCTTCTATAGCAGATAGTCTTTTAAAAATGCTTCAAAACTTTCTTTTGAACAGAAGTCCATCAGATAGATTAATTCTAGTATTTGCAACCGAAGAAGCTCTAAACTCGTCTCAGAAGAAATACCTCACCAAGGTTCAAGAAATCGGAAGGATGCACCTCGGCAACATATTTGATGTTGAAACGGTTTCTATTGATACAATCTATAAAAGAATACTAGAAGAGCCTATATCAGGCGAATCAAAAGTTAGAATAACCATAAATGCTGATTTAGCATTCTCTGGAAAAGATCTTCTAGTTGGTGCCATCCCATTGCGTAACCTTTATGGATTTTTGAAATCATATCGAAAAATAACAGGAGATCTCGACCGATTATATGAGAGAAATGTCCGTAAGTTCCTTGGAGCAAAAGGAAAAGTAAATAGGTCTATGTATGAAACGCTACAGAAAACCCCTGAACAATTTGGCCTTTATAACAATGGCATAACCATCGTAGTTGAAAACTTCTCAGGCAGCAATGGAAATTTTAGCCTTATAGAGCCATATATTGTAAATGGCTGCCAAACTAGCCGAACCATATGGGATGTCTTTCATCAAAAATTTAATTCTGGTGGTACAGGAAAGAATGCAGAGTTACTTTCTTGGAAAGCTCAAGCAGAGCAAGGGATTGTCATTGCAAAAATAGTAAGGGTTGGGAACTCTGGAGATGAGCTTCTTGAAAAAATTACTAGATATACAAACAATCAGAATGCAGTTCGAGAAAAAGACTTTCTAGCACTTACATCAGACTTCCGAAAGCTCTCACAGATGATGGGAGATCTATACAATATCTATTTGGAAACGCAACGTGGAGGTTGGGAATCTCAAAGGGCATATCAGAAACAGCATCCCAATCAAAAACAATACCATGAACACACTAACGTTTTTGACTTAATCAAAGTATATGGTTCCGGGTGGCTTGGTGAAGCAGGTGTAGCTATGAGTAGAAATTCTGCCTTTCTACCAAATGGAACCATATTCCGTAGAATCTTCAACCCTCAAGATTCAGATGATCTACTTACAGTAGAAGATTTTTATGCAGCCTACCTCATTCAAAAATGTGCAGATCTATATAAGTTCGGGCGCACTGCTGAAATATCTTCGAGAAGACAGACGCGATTCTTATTCTACATGGTTGTATTAGAAATAATAAGGGGTATACTAAAATTAAATGGCTCTAATATACACCCTAAAAACATGACTCAAGCAGTCATTAATATATTTAATCCAAAAAATGAAATCGCATCTAATGAACTCCTTCAAGTTTGCGGCGATATCATTGGTGAATATATGCAATCTTCTAACGATGATTCTATCTTCAAAGAACCTGCTTATCAACAAAACTTCAACAATAATTTAGTAAGTTATCTCTCTTGGGAACAACTAGGAAAAAGTAAAGATACTTCACCAAATTTACACAGGCTAATTGCTCTTTATATACGCACTATGAGTAGAGGAAACCCATCACCAAAAGATATTATATTGAAAGCCATTAACGAGTAG
- a CDS encoding DUF58 domain-containing protein, with protein sequence MDDLFWLTVALFVLAAALRSELFFYLLYLVAGLQIAARLWVWRGARRVSWRRTAPPAAFPEEPLEVELEIANASLLPLPWLAIHESIPPALRTPPAIREVLSLAPGERRTLRYTLAGQQRGYYRLGPMRVELGDVLGFGEQSVQGDSTTPITIYPRVLPLHELGLPAALPYGTMAAQRRLFTDPVRPAGLRPYQPTDGVRQIDWKSTARVGVPMVRRHQPAIALETMVALAFSPDDYPRRFAYDLMERAASAAASIAVFLGERSQAVGLCATGTDAATGAPLAAIPSGAGRAHLIALLGALGRLEPAQGAALPALLSQAASGLGWGGTLVVITGRCDRDLLAALLPMRRRGLSVALVLAEPAPEDLALPRAHGIVPFALWKDGRPERG encoded by the coding sequence ATGGACGATCTCTTCTGGCTCACCGTGGCGCTGTTCGTGCTGGCCGCCGCGCTGCGCAGCGAGCTGTTCTTCTACCTGCTCTATCTGGTGGCGGGCCTGCAGATCGCGGCGAGGCTGTGGGTCTGGCGCGGCGCGCGCCGCGTCTCGTGGCGGCGCACCGCCCCGCCCGCCGCCTTCCCCGAGGAGCCGCTGGAGGTCGAGCTGGAGATCGCGAACGCCAGCCTGCTGCCCCTGCCCTGGCTGGCCATCCACGAGAGCATCCCGCCCGCGCTGCGCACGCCCCCGGCCATCCGCGAGGTGCTCTCGCTGGCCCCCGGCGAGCGCCGCACGCTGCGCTACACGCTGGCGGGCCAGCAGCGCGGCTACTACCGCCTCGGCCCCATGCGCGTGGAGCTGGGCGACGTGCTGGGTTTCGGCGAGCAGTCGGTGCAGGGTGATTCCACCACGCCGATCACGATCTACCCCCGCGTGCTGCCCCTGCACGAGCTTGGCCTGCCCGCCGCGCTGCCCTACGGCACCATGGCCGCCCAGCGGCGCCTCTTCACCGACCCGGTGCGGCCTGCCGGCCTGCGCCCCTACCAGCCCACCGACGGCGTGCGCCAGATCGACTGGAAGAGCACCGCGCGGGTGGGCGTGCCCATGGTGCGCCGCCACCAGCCCGCCATCGCGCTGGAGACCATGGTGGCGCTGGCCTTCTCCCCCGACGACTACCCCCGCCGCTTCGCCTACGACCTGATGGAGCGCGCCGCGTCCGCCGCCGCATCCATCGCGGTGTTCCTGGGCGAGCGCTCGCAGGCGGTCGGCCTCTGCGCCACCGGCACCGACGCCGCCACCGGAGCGCCGCTGGCCGCCATCCCCAGCGGCGCTGGCCGCGCCCACCTGATCGCGCTGCTGGGCGCGCTGGGGCGGCTGGAGCCAGCCCAGGGCGCGGCGCTGCCCGCGCTGCTCTCTCAGGCCGCATCCGGCCTGGGCTGGGGCGGCACCCTGGTGGTGATCACGGGCCGCTGCGACCGCGACCTGCTCGCGGCGCTGCTGCCCATGCGGCGGCGCGGCCTCAGCGTGGCCCTGGTGCTCGCCGAGCCTGCCCCCGAGGATCTGGCCCTGCCCCGCGCCCACGGCATCGTCCCCTTCGCGCTCTGGAAGGATGGCAGGCCCGAGCGCGGGTAG
- a CDS encoding deoxynucleoside kinase, giving the protein MRRHHVTVAGNIGVGKSTLVGIIAEAFGWQPYYELVADHPYIDDYYRDRERWGFHSQLWFLTQRYEQHQEIADTPISVLQDRSIYEDYEVFVKSLLEQGILTHRDFRTYRQLFNALIRSITPPSLMIYLHASVPTLQARISGRDRSYERTIPADYLEQLNHRYDEWIRKFEVCPVLTIETDGRDFAHNVEDRRDVLDLIAQTLGMRGVVQERLMP; this is encoded by the coding sequence ATCCGCCGACATCATGTCACTGTGGCGGGCAACATTGGCGTGGGCAAGAGCACGCTTGTGGGTATCATCGCCGAGGCGTTTGGCTGGCAGCCCTACTACGAGCTGGTGGCCGATCACCCCTATATCGATGACTACTACCGCGACCGCGAGCGCTGGGGCTTTCACTCGCAGCTCTGGTTTTTGACCCAGCGCTACGAGCAGCACCAGGAGATCGCAGACACGCCGATCTCGGTGCTTCAGGACCGCAGCATCTACGAAGACTACGAGGTGTTTGTGAAGAGCCTGCTGGAGCAGGGCATCCTCACGCATCGCGACTTCCGCACCTACCGCCAGCTGTTCAACGCGCTGATCCGCAGCATCACCCCGCCTAGCCTGATGATCTACCTGCACGCCAGCGTCCCAACGCTGCAGGCCCGCATCAGCGGGCGCGACCGCTCCTACGAGCGCACCATCCCCGCCGACTACCTTGAGCAGCTGAATCACCGCTACGATGAGTGGATCCGCAAGTTTGAGGTCTGCCCGGTGCTCACGATCGAGACCGATGGGCGCGATTTTGCCCACAATGTCGAGGATCGCCGCGATGTGCTGGATCTGATCGCGCAGACGTTGGGGATGCGCGGCGTGGTGCAGGAGCGGCTGATGCCCTAG
- a CDS encoding ferritin-like domain-containing protein, which translates to MSSTNLTGRRKFLTSTAGIGGGLTIASFATAFGMTPAQAAAANDDPQTIANLAATAETLAITFYYSVITSATFDIDDEALDYFRLALDAEHYHLAVLGTLGGKSLTQQFYVPATVLSDADVFVKTGLAAETAFVGAYLAATRVFGEAGLGKLAATTAQHAASEAVHLSLIRDVAGLAPNDLALNAAIYYNVSDALPTLAPFLKGGSGFIGPVMAPSQAQFETALAGVRATRPPPYAKLY; encoded by the coding sequence ATGTCGTCCACCAACCTCACGGGAAGGCGCAAGTTCCTCACCAGCACCGCTGGGATCGGCGGTGGCCTCACCATCGCCAGCTTCGCCACCGCCTTTGGTATGACCCCAGCCCAGGCAGCCGCAGCAAACGACGATCCGCAGACGATCGCCAACCTGGCCGCCACCGCCGAGACCCTTGCAATCACCTTCTACTACAGCGTGATCACCAGCGCCACCTTCGACATTGATGACGAGGCGCTCGACTACTTCCGGCTCGCGCTCGACGCCGAGCACTACCACCTGGCCGTGCTGGGCACACTGGGCGGCAAGTCGCTGACCCAGCAGTTCTATGTTCCCGCCACGGTGCTGAGCGACGCCGATGTGTTTGTGAAAACCGGGCTGGCCGCCGAGACCGCCTTTGTGGGCGCGTACCTGGCCGCCACCCGCGTGTTCGGCGAGGCCGGCCTGGGCAAACTGGCCGCCACCACCGCCCAGCACGCCGCCAGCGAGGCTGTCCACCTGTCGCTCATCCGCGATGTGGCGGGCCTCGCGCCCAACGATCTGGCGCTCAACGCCGCGATCTACTACAACGTCTCCGATGCGCTACCCACGCTCGCGCCCTTCCTGAAGGGCGGCTCGGGCTTCATCGGGCCGGTGATGGCCCCCAGCCAGGCCCAGTTCGAGACGGCCCTGGCGGGTGTGCGCGCCACACGGCCGCCGCCCTACGCCAAGCTGTACTAG
- a CDS encoding AAA domain-containing protein encodes MVALEQRIYLVATLSDIAPFAAALRANVERVIVGKAESLDLLLVALLCGGHALLEDVPGVGKTMLARAIAISLGLEFRRLQCTPDLLPNDVLGVSIFRQDTGAFAFQPGPVFTHILLADEINRATPRTQSALLEAMGEGQVTVDGTTRPLRAPFFVLATQNPVEYEGTFPLPEAQLDRFLIEVAMGYPSPADELRMLDVLRGAHPIAVLGPAADGALLPALQQAVWGVHVEPSLREYIVRLVGATRAHPDLALGASPRATHALFRAAQALAALAGRDYALPDDVKRLAGPVLRHRLLLRPESALRGRTAAAVLDAVVAETPLDLGDLGAAGR; translated from the coding sequence ATGGTGGCCTTGGAACAGAGGATATATCTCGTGGCAACGCTTTCTGATATTGCGCCGTTCGCAGCTGCCCTGCGCGCCAACGTCGAGCGCGTCATCGTCGGCAAGGCCGAGTCGCTCGACCTGCTGCTGGTCGCGCTGCTGTGCGGCGGCCACGCCCTGCTGGAGGACGTGCCCGGCGTGGGCAAGACCATGCTGGCCCGCGCCATTGCGATCTCGCTCGGCCTGGAGTTCCGGCGGCTCCAGTGCACCCCCGATCTGCTGCCCAACGATGTGCTGGGCGTCTCGATCTTCCGCCAGGACACCGGCGCGTTCGCGTTCCAGCCGGGGCCGGTCTTTACCCACATCCTGCTGGCCGACGAGATCAACCGCGCCACCCCGCGCACCCAGAGCGCCCTGCTGGAGGCCATGGGTGAGGGCCAGGTGACGGTGGATGGCACCACGCGCCCGCTGCGCGCGCCCTTCTTCGTGCTGGCCACCCAGAACCCAGTTGAGTACGAGGGCACCTTCCCCCTACCCGAGGCCCAGCTCGACCGCTTCCTGATCGAGGTGGCTATGGGCTACCCCTCCCCCGCCGACGAGCTGCGCATGCTGGATGTGCTGCGCGGCGCGCACCCCATCGCCGTGCTTGGCCCGGCGGCGGATGGCGCGCTGCTGCCCGCGCTGCAGCAGGCGGTGTGGGGCGTGCACGTCGAGCCGTCGCTGCGCGAGTACATCGTGCGGCTGGTGGGGGCCACCCGTGCCCACCCCGACCTGGCCCTGGGCGCAAGCCCGCGCGCCACTCACGCGCTGTTCCGCGCCGCCCAGGCCCTGGCTGCGCTGGCTGGCCGCGACTACGCCCTGCCCGACGACGTGAAGCGCCTTGCCGGGCCGGTGCTGCGCCACCGCCTGCTGCTGCGCCCCGAGAGCGCCCTGCGTGGGCGCACGGCGGCGGCGGTGCTCGACGCGGTGGTGGCCGAGACGCCGCTGGACCTGGGCGACCTGGGCGCGGCGGGGCGGTAG